A single genomic interval of Pelagerythrobacter marensis harbors:
- a CDS encoding Txe/YoeB family addiction module toxin — MKIVFSSHAWEDYRYWCENDRKMLLRLNGLIEESRRNPFKGSGKPEPLRGELASLWSRRVNHRDRLVYRIAGKHPDQRLEIVQCKGHY; from the coding sequence GTGAAGATCGTCTTCTCCTCCCACGCATGGGAAGACTATCGATACTGGTGCGAGAACGACCGGAAGATGTTGCTGCGCCTGAACGGCCTGATCGAAGAGAGCCGCAGGAATCCGTTCAAAGGATCGGGCAAGCCCGAACCGCTTCGAGGCGAGCTTGCCAGCCTCTGGTCCCGCAGGGTCAACCACAGGGACCGTCTCGTCTATCGCATTGCCGGGAAACACCCCGATCAAAGGCTGGAAATCGTTCAGTGCAAGGGGCACTACTGA
- a CDS encoding type II toxin-antitoxin system prevent-host-death family antitoxin yields MDVITYSDARKNLKSVMDKVVDHCSEVVVTRRNGEAVVMVSLSEWNSIVETEHLLANPKNAGRLRESIAELDRGEGIERELIRP; encoded by the coding sequence GTGGATGTGATAACCTACAGCGATGCGCGCAAGAACCTGAAGAGCGTGATGGACAAGGTGGTGGACCACTGTTCCGAAGTGGTCGTCACCCGCCGCAACGGAGAGGCCGTGGTGATGGTCTCCCTGTCCGAATGGAACTCGATCGTCGAGACCGAGCACCTGCTGGCAAATCCGAAAAACGCCGGGCGGTTGCGCGAAAGCATCGCCGAACTCGACCGCGGCGAAGGCATCGAGCGTGAATTGATCCGCCCGTGA
- a CDS encoding holin family protein: MPLIESLIGPISAIIDKVIPDKEARARAKLELLELEGTQELKRIETRLSAIVAEARSRDPWTSRARPSFLYVMYVLLLFALPMGVLSAFDPVAAQNIGAGITAYLRGLPEELYMLFGTGYLGYTAARQWGKAKGIDA, translated from the coding sequence ATGCCTCTCATCGAATCACTCATCGGACCGATTTCCGCGATCATCGACAAGGTCATCCCGGACAAGGAAGCCCGCGCCAGGGCCAAGCTCGAACTGCTCGAACTCGAGGGAACGCAGGAACTGAAACGGATCGAGACGCGCCTCTCGGCCATCGTGGCGGAGGCCCGTTCGCGCGATCCCTGGACCAGCCGCGCGCGCCCGAGCTTTCTCTACGTCATGTACGTCCTGCTGCTGTTCGCCCTGCCGATGGGCGTGCTGTCGGCGTTCGATCCGGTCGCCGCACAGAACATCGGGGCCGGCATCACCGCCTATCTGCGCGGCCTGCCCGAAGAACTCTACATGCTCTTCGGCACCGGCTATCTCGGCTACACCGCCGCACGCCAGTGGGGGAAGGCAAAGGGCATCGACGCCTGA
- a CDS encoding CoA ester lyase, with protein sequence MNAPTSRTAPSTRPRMRSWLFAPGDSERKMAKAADGPADIVLLDLEDSVAPDSKPAARALVHDFLATRDDRERLWVRVNPLAGGETLSDLEAVMPAGPGGVMLPKAEGRADVEALDAHLTKLEAIHGIAPGTTRVAALVTETPRAMFCTGDYEGAPRLVAMSWGAEDLSSALGARVQFGPDGRYMPTFELARSLCLLGAAAAGVAAIETIQADFRDLDGLRERARMVRGQGYRGMLAIHPAQVEAINDAFTPGEEEIAHARKVVAAFDANPGAGTVGLDGAMLDRPHLALARNLLADAGLDA encoded by the coding sequence ATGAACGCGCCCACTTCCCGCACCGCACCCAGCACCCGGCCCCGTATGCGATCGTGGCTGTTCGCCCCGGGCGACAGCGAGCGCAAGATGGCCAAGGCAGCCGACGGGCCGGCGGATATCGTCCTGCTCGATCTGGAAGATTCGGTCGCGCCCGACAGCAAGCCCGCCGCGCGGGCGCTGGTGCACGATTTCCTGGCTACGCGGGACGATCGCGAGCGGCTGTGGGTCAGAGTCAATCCGCTGGCGGGCGGCGAGACGCTTTCCGACCTGGAGGCGGTGATGCCCGCCGGTCCGGGCGGCGTGATGCTGCCCAAGGCCGAAGGGCGCGCCGATGTCGAGGCGCTCGATGCCCATCTCACGAAGCTGGAGGCGATTCACGGCATAGCCCCCGGCACGACGCGGGTGGCCGCGCTCGTCACCGAAACGCCGCGGGCGATGTTTTGCACCGGCGACTACGAGGGCGCACCGCGGCTGGTCGCGATGAGCTGGGGCGCGGAAGATCTCTCCTCGGCTCTCGGCGCGCGCGTCCAGTTCGGCCCGGACGGGCGCTACATGCCGACCTTCGAACTCGCCCGCAGCCTGTGCCTGCTGGGCGCCGCAGCGGCGGGCGTGGCGGCGATCGAGACGATCCAGGCCGATTTCCGCGATCTCGACGGCTTGCGCGAGCGGGCGCGCATGGTGCGCGGCCAGGGCTATCGCGGGATGCTGGCGATCCACCCGGCGCAAGTGGAGGCGATCAACGACGCCTTCACGCCGGGCGAGGAGGAAATCGCCCATGCCCGCAAGGTCGTTGCCGCATTCGATGCCAATCCCGGCGCCGGGACCGTCGGCCTCGACGGCGCGATGCTCGACCGGCCCCACCTCGCCCTCGCGCGCAACCTGTTGGCCGACGCCGGGCTGGACGCCTGA
- the yajC gene encoding preprotein translocase subunit YajC, protein MLDFLAAAASADAPPAWIQWLPIVGMIAIFWFLIIRPQMRQQKQHREKIAGIKKGDQVVTAGGIVGKVVKVDDNYADIEIAQGVRVKTVKSTIGDIVPPGGAAAND, encoded by the coding sequence ATGCTCGATTTCCTTGCCGCGGCGGCCAGCGCAGACGCGCCGCCCGCGTGGATCCAATGGCTTCCGATCGTCGGCATGATCGCGATCTTCTGGTTCCTGATCATCCGCCCGCAAATGCGCCAGCAGAAGCAGCACCGCGAGAAGATCGCCGGGATCAAGAAGGGCGATCAGGTCGTCACCGCCGGCGGGATCGTCGGCAAGGTCGTCAAGGTGGACGACAACTACGCCGATATCGAGATCGCGCAGGGCGTTCGCGTCAAGACGGTGAAGAGCACGATCGGCGATATCGTGCCGCCCGGCGGCGCGGCGGCGAACGACTGA
- the secD gene encoding protein translocase subunit SecD: MLDFPLWKRGWFWGLTLALTALALPSIFSLSGARWPAALPDPEVNLGLDLAGGSHILLEADPAEVASQRLRNMEESVRSTLRRAEPSVGFGDVSTADGRLSFMVESVADVDRARSLLEPLLNGEGLVREWNLSVVDETRIVLTPTEAGLEAAVNAAMDSSQDVIDRRINALGTREPTIIRQGENRIVVQVPGLQDPQQVKELVGRTAKLEFKLVNENALQTDLAQGIAEPGQQIFPYAADSGFAGQNVAVYRLGGIDGGSLIRAQASRNQDNQDVVVIQFDQQGGNRFAKLTSENVGKQFAIILDGEVISAPVIQDRILSGVSEISGNFTPESAQQLAISLQSGALPVDLTVVEERTVGPDLGAESIRLGLLAMLVGSIAVVTLMIASYGRFGVYATIALVFNVLMILGIMALMNTTLTLPGIAGFVLTIGAAVDANVLINERIREERKRGRRVIAAVENGYREASRAIFDANITNFIAGVLLFMFGTGPIRGFAVVLVIGLFTSVFTAVSLTRMWVAGWLRRARPQDLNI; encoded by the coding sequence ATGCTCGATTTCCCGCTCTGGAAGCGCGGCTGGTTCTGGGGGCTCACACTGGCCCTGACGGCGCTGGCGCTGCCATCGATCTTCTCGCTTTCGGGCGCCCGCTGGCCGGCGGCGCTGCCCGATCCCGAGGTCAACCTCGGGCTCGACCTTGCCGGCGGCAGCCACATCCTGCTGGAGGCCGATCCCGCCGAAGTCGCGAGCCAGCGCCTGCGCAACATGGAGGAATCGGTCCGCTCGACACTCCGCCGGGCGGAGCCGAGCGTCGGTTTCGGCGACGTTTCGACGGCCGATGGCCGGCTGAGCTTCATGGTCGAAAGCGTCGCGGACGTCGATCGCGCCCGCTCCCTGCTGGAGCCGCTATTGAACGGCGAGGGGCTGGTTCGCGAATGGAACCTGTCGGTGGTCGACGAAACCCGCATCGTGCTGACCCCGACCGAGGCCGGGCTGGAAGCTGCGGTCAATGCGGCGATGGATTCGTCGCAGGACGTGATCGACCGGCGCATCAACGCGCTGGGCACGCGCGAACCGACCATCATCCGCCAGGGCGAAAACCGCATCGTGGTCCAGGTGCCCGGCCTGCAGGATCCCCAGCAGGTCAAGGAACTGGTGGGTCGCACGGCCAAGCTCGAATTCAAGCTGGTCAACGAAAACGCCCTGCAGACCGATCTGGCGCAGGGCATTGCCGAACCCGGGCAGCAGATCTTCCCTTATGCCGCCGACAGCGGCTTTGCCGGGCAGAACGTCGCCGTCTACCGCCTCGGCGGGATCGACGGCGGATCGCTGATCCGGGCGCAGGCCAGCCGCAATCAGGACAATCAGGACGTCGTCGTCATCCAGTTCGACCAGCAGGGCGGCAACCGCTTCGCCAAGCTGACCTCGGAAAATGTCGGCAAGCAGTTCGCGATCATCCTCGACGGCGAGGTGATTTCCGCGCCCGTGATCCAGGATCGCATCCTCAGCGGCGTGTCCGAGATTTCAGGCAACTTCACGCCGGAAAGCGCGCAGCAGCTGGCGATCTCGCTCCAGTCCGGCGCGCTGCCGGTGGACCTGACCGTGGTCGAGGAACGGACGGTGGGGCCGGACCTCGGCGCCGAATCGATCCGCCTCGGCCTGCTCGCGATGCTGGTCGGCTCGATCGCGGTCGTGACGCTGATGATCGCGTCCTACGGCCGCTTCGGCGTCTATGCGACGATCGCGCTGGTTTTCAACGTGCTGATGATCCTGGGGATCATGGCGCTGATGAACACCACGCTGACGCTGCCGGGCATTGCCGGCTTCGTGCTGACGATCGGCGCGGCGGTGGACGCCAACGTGCTGATCAACGAACGCATACGCGAAGAACGCAAGCGCGGCCGGCGGGTGATCGCAGCGGTCGAGAACGGATATCGCGAGGCGAGCCGCGCGATTTTCGACGCCAATATCACCAACTTCATCGCCGGCGTCCTGCTGTTCATGTTCGGCACCGGCCCGATCCGCGGCTTCGCGGTGGTCCTGGTGATCGGCCTGTTCACCAGCGTTTTCACCGCCGTTTCGCTCACCCGCATGTGGGTGGCCGGCTGGCTGCGCCGGGCGCGGCCGCAAGACCTGAACATTTGA
- the secF gene encoding protein translocase subunit SecF, producing MKLLKLVPDDTNIKFLRWRVPFYVVSILLIAASWGLVLTKGLNYGVDFAGGLNITATFTESTQAPVGELRETVADLGYGEPIVQRFGEDNQVSIRVPLPDSAEGNPEAAQNIANAIVAELEAGFADFRLDGNENVSGKVSDEFRSDAAFALIAAMLAVALYIWIRFEWQFGVGALFALFHDVSLTLGMFALFQLEFSLQIIAAILAIIGYSLNDTIVVYDRIRENLKKYRKMPTPELLDLSVNETLARTVMTSLTLLIALVPLLLFGPASLFGMVAAITLGIFVGTYSSVYMAAPILIWLGVDSHSFVPGETDADKQEKVARGEV from the coding sequence ATGAAACTCCTCAAACTCGTCCCCGACGATACCAACATCAAGTTCCTGCGCTGGCGCGTGCCGTTCTATGTGGTCAGCATCCTGCTGATCGCGGCGAGCTGGGGCCTCGTGTTGACCAAGGGCCTGAATTACGGCGTCGATTTCGCCGGCGGATTGAACATAACCGCGACTTTCACCGAAAGCACGCAGGCCCCGGTCGGCGAACTGCGCGAAACGGTGGCGGACCTGGGATACGGCGAACCGATCGTCCAGCGCTTCGGCGAGGACAACCAGGTATCGATCCGCGTCCCGCTGCCCGACAGCGCGGAGGGCAATCCCGAGGCGGCGCAGAATATCGCCAATGCCATCGTGGCCGAACTGGAAGCAGGCTTCGCCGATTTCCGGCTCGACGGCAACGAGAACGTCTCTGGCAAGGTCTCGGACGAATTTCGCAGCGATGCGGCCTTCGCGCTGATTGCCGCGATGCTGGCGGTGGCGCTCTACATCTGGATCAGGTTCGAATGGCAGTTCGGCGTGGGCGCGCTGTTCGCGCTGTTCCACGACGTCTCGCTGACCCTGGGCATGTTCGCGCTGTTCCAGCTCGAATTCAGCCTGCAGATCATCGCCGCGATCCTGGCGATCATCGGCTATTCGCTGAACGACACGATCGTTGTGTACGACCGCATTCGCGAGAATCTGAAGAAATACCGCAAGATGCCGACGCCCGAACTGCTCGATCTGTCGGTCAACGAAACGCTGGCGCGTACGGTTATGACCTCGCTGACTCTGCTGATCGCGCTGGTGCCGTTGCTGCTGTTCGGCCCGGCCAGCCTGTTCGGCATGGTCGCGGCGATCACGCTGGGGATTTTCGTCGGCACTTACAGCTCGGTCTACATGGCGGCGCCGATCCTGATCTGGCTGGGGGTCGATTCGCACAGCTTCGTGCCGGGCGAAACCGATGCGGACAAGCAGGAGAAGGTGGCTCGGGGCGAGGTCTGA
- a CDS encoding glycosyltransferase: protein MTRRLLSISTLYPNASTPQFGTFVARSLEALAARDDWDVTLINPIGIPPLALGRYRALAAAAVDGVENGVDVRRPSYLLVPRMGGRINPSLIARAVLPLVRELHAQRPFDLVDAQFFYPDGPAAAWLAEQLGLPYAIKARGSDITLWGTKGFAREQMLDAAAGARGLLSVSQALADDMIALGMPPGKIAIHYTGLDRDRFRPLAHSGLRTRLGETLGIPLGENDPLVATVGALIDRKGQDLVIGAIAGIPGTRLLLVGKGEDEKHLRALARDLGVADRVHFVGSVDHDTLPVILSAANAMVLPSKKEGLANAWVEALACGTPIVISEAGGARELVTGPDAGYVVAREIDAIAAALRRIFADPPPRERVAATVAGFGWPAHAARLAALYEGFI, encoded by the coding sequence GTGACACGCCGCCTGCTGTCGATTTCCACGCTCTATCCCAATGCCTCCACCCCGCAGTTCGGGACATTCGTTGCCCGCTCGCTGGAAGCGCTGGCGGCGCGCGACGACTGGGACGTGACGCTGATCAACCCGATCGGCATTCCCCCGCTCGCGCTCGGCCGCTACCGCGCGCTGGCGGCGGCGGCGGTGGACGGGGTGGAAAACGGCGTGGACGTGCGGCGCCCCAGCTATCTGCTGGTGCCGCGCATGGGCGGGCGCATCAACCCCAGCTTGATCGCGCGCGCCGTTCTGCCCCTCGTTCGCGAGCTTCATGCGCAGCGCCCGTTCGACCTGGTCGATGCGCAGTTCTTCTATCCCGACGGTCCGGCGGCCGCCTGGCTCGCGGAGCAGCTCGGCCTGCCTTATGCGATCAAGGCGCGCGGGTCCGACATCACGCTGTGGGGCACAAAGGGTTTCGCGCGCGAGCAGATGCTGGACGCCGCCGCCGGCGCGCGCGGCCTGCTCTCGGTGTCGCAGGCCCTGGCCGACGACATGATCGCGCTCGGCATGCCGCCGGGCAAGATCGCGATCCATTATACCGGCCTCGACCGCGACCGCTTTCGCCCGCTGGCCCATTCCGGCCTGCGCACGCGCCTGGGCGAGACGCTTGGCATCCCGCTTGGCGAGAACGACCCGCTCGTCGCCACCGTGGGGGCGCTGATCGACCGCAAGGGGCAGGATCTGGTGATCGGCGCGATCGCCGGCATTCCCGGCACTCGCCTGCTGCTGGTCGGCAAGGGTGAGGACGAAAAGCATTTGCGCGCGCTCGCACGCGATCTTGGCGTGGCGGACCGGGTGCACTTCGTCGGCTCGGTGGATCACGACACGCTGCCGGTGATCCTGTCTGCCGCCAACGCAATGGTGCTGCCTTCGAAGAAGGAGGGCCTGGCCAACGCCTGGGTCGAAGCGCTCGCCTGCGGGACGCCGATCGTTATCTCCGAAGCCGGCGGCGCGCGCGAACTGGTGACCGGGCCGGACGCGGGATACGTCGTCGCGCGCGAGATCGACGCGATCGCGGCCGCCCTGCGCCGGATTTTCGCCGATCCGCCGCCGCGCGAGCGCGTGGCTGCAACGGTGGCCGGGTTCGGGTGGCCGGCGCATGCGGCCCGGCTCGCCGCGCTTTACGAAGGGTTTATCTAG
- a CDS encoding helix-turn-helix transcriptional regulator, translating into MINRIRDIRKEKGMTLADLAAACDPPTTAQTIGRLETGMRNLSIKWMDRIGKALGVSPEALVRAEESAHAQVVATLAANGAEPLARPRDAIPPTAIGGEEPLVVLAVEAATGPYLAGDQVWLRRIDPAESARAINRDVLVPRKGGRFAFGRLIDRKGTLVGILPHGAGEKQQVVDSPEWLAVAEMLVRRL; encoded by the coding sequence GTGATCAATCGCATCCGCGATATTCGCAAGGAAAAGGGCATGACGCTGGCGGATCTTGCCGCAGCCTGCGACCCGCCCACGACCGCACAGACGATCGGCCGTCTCGAAACCGGGATGCGCAATCTGTCCATCAAGTGGATGGATCGTATCGGCAAGGCGCTGGGCGTTTCGCCGGAGGCGCTCGTGCGGGCGGAGGAAAGCGCCCATGCGCAAGTCGTCGCCACGCTCGCGGCGAACGGCGCCGAGCCGCTCGCGCGCCCGCGCGACGCGATCCCGCCGACGGCCATCGGGGGCGAGGAACCGCTCGTCGTGCTGGCGGTGGAGGCCGCCACCGGCCCCTATCTCGCCGGCGACCAGGTCTGGCTGCGCCGGATCGATCCGGCGGAGAGCGCGCGGGCCATCAACCGCGACGTGCTCGTCCCGCGCAAGGGCGGCAGGTTCGCGTTCGGCCGCCTGATCGATCGCAAGGGTACGCTCGTCGGCATTCTGCCCCATGGCGCGGGCGAAAAGCAGCAGGTTGTCGATTCGCCCGAATGGCTGGCAGTGGCGGAAATGCTGGTGCGCCGCTTGTGA
- a CDS encoding DUF6456 domain-containing protein — protein MPRRLAERELTGEGPRRDGDARGKRRTVTVNLAESPLSWLHARGHLDDRLFAAGECLRADYERAQLSPGVTMRWDPVRIKVPGGAPALAATERQIAAKQRFDGALAQAGRGLSDILWRVVCGCESLPDAERALAWPARSGKVVLRIALDRVADYYRIG, from the coding sequence ATGCCGCGCAGACTTGCCGAACGCGAACTGACCGGGGAAGGGCCGCGCCGCGATGGCGACGCGCGGGGGAAACGGCGCACGGTCACCGTCAACCTTGCCGAATCGCCGCTGTCGTGGCTGCACGCCCGGGGCCACCTCGACGATCGCCTGTTCGCCGCGGGCGAGTGCCTGCGGGCCGATTACGAGCGCGCGCAGCTCTCGCCCGGCGTGACCATGCGCTGGGACCCGGTGCGGATCAAGGTTCCCGGCGGCGCGCCCGCCCTGGCCGCGACAGAGCGGCAAATCGCGGCGAAGCAACGGTTCGACGGCGCGCTGGCGCAGGCCGGGCGCGGGCTGTCCGACATCCTCTGGCGCGTGGTCTGCGGCTGCGAAAGCCTGCCCGACGCCGAACGCGCGCTCGCCTGGCCGGCCCGCAGCGGCAAAGTCGTGCTCAGGATCGCGCTGGACCGGGTGGCCGACTACTACCGTATCGGCTGA